In one window of Brassica rapa cultivar Chiifu-401-42 chromosome A07, CAAS_Brap_v3.01, whole genome shotgun sequence DNA:
- the LOC103844347 gene encoding uncharacterized protein DDB_G0282077, giving the protein MALSGSQKKLILLVLAFACLSSSGAEAWSWSWSNGSGWGWGSDGSSSSSSGPGSNSDGSGRSWGSSPSWGWIWGSDGSDNSGSGSGSNSADSGWGWGWGSDGSSGSGSCSGTNPDGSRWSWSWNPRSGWSWSWDSNHNDSEAPNSSGTDSEAPCSSSGSDSEAPRNIVVGGSDGWKKGLDYKEWASKNAPFYVNDVLVFKYDKSAKRRNNVYLFQDPWSYMNCDLKNAKKIGLTHKRSEKSFKFTLRQNKPYFFASGEHDGDYCTNHNMKFTLFPVPHHSE; this is encoded by the exons ATGGCTCTCTCTGGTTCACAAAAGAAGCTGATCCTACTGGTCTTGGCGTTTGCATGTCTCTCTTCATCAGGTGCAGAAGCGTGGAGCTGGAGTTGGAGCAACGGGTCGGGTTGGGGCTGGGGGTCTGATGGCTCAAGCAGCTCTAGCTCAGGTCCTGGCTCAAACTCTGACGGCTCAGGTCGGAGTTGGGGCTCGAGTCCTAGCTGGGGCTGGATCTGGGGATCAGACGGCTCAGACAACTCGGGCTCAGGTTCTGGTTCAAACTCTGCTGATTCTGGTTGGGGATGGGGCTGGGGATCAGATGGGTCAAGCGGCTCGGGCTCATGTTCAGGTACCAATCCTGATGGTTCAAGATGGAGCTGGAGCTGGAATCCTAGGTCGGGCTGGAGCTGGAGTTGGGATTCGAACCATAATGACAGTGAAGCGCCAAACAGTTCAGGAACGGACAGTGAAGCACCCTGTTCGAGCTCCGGTTCGGACAGTGAAGCGCCAAGGAACATCGTAGTGGGAGGATCTGATGGATGGAAAAAAGGTTTGGATTACAAAGAGTGGGCTTCCAAGAATGCTCCTTTCTACGTCAACGATGTTCTTG TTTTCAAGTACGATAAATCGGCCAAGCGAAGGAACAATGTATATTTGTTCCAAGATCCATGGAGTTATATGAACTGCGACCTAAAGAATGCAAAGAAGATTGGTTTGACGCATAAAAGATCAGAAAAAAGCTTCAAGTTTACACTTCGACAAAATAAGCCTTACTTCTTTGCGTCGGGCGAGCATGATGGTGATTATTGCACCAACCACAACATGAAGTTCACCCTTTTCCCTGTTCCGCACCATTCTGAGTAA
- the LOC103844470 gene encoding uncharacterized protein LOC103844470: MFDGSEIREWIYRCEQFFSIDSTPPELKVRFASLHMTGKALQWHHAYIANRYNVFPLWPEYVAAASERFSELFDDPLSELVSLKQGSDSIDVYLEKFDSAMIRITLAPEHALSIFLTNMNQHLALHVRQFNVTTVPAAAKIAKLHELSLAHTPAKTSRPAFNSSQRSSFTQNKNQYSSTTPTTPNTTSNQNKPILATPPHKRISFDEMQERKRKGLCMYCDEQFTPGHQLKHRRSEFLLLEADPTEFDKEIALEEQIRETTIEDEDDKVPTISIHALNGCPTFNCMRLLGQYGKRKIHILIDPGSTHNFLDLQIAKGLGCPLTPIKPMSVVAASGDLITNYKCSSFLWKMQGYEFKTETRTLPLGCSDLVLGVQWLSTLRPILWDFLNLRMEFNFKGLKHVLRGTTPNSSKVVTGSNLNKLILQEPQLALLHLREVDNTILPQQPLTPEDIFYHIEASDPKLDMNGALTQLLGSYTDIFEEPSSLPPFREGFNHKIPLESGANPVNLRPYRYSSMQKDAIDKMVREMTDQGIIQYSSSPYASPVVHVKKKDGSWRLCVDYRGLNKQTIKDKYSIPLLEDLLDELGGAKFFSKLDLRAGFHQLRMSPEDVYKTAFKTHSGHYEYLVMPFGLTNAPCTFQGLMNHVFEPVLRKFLLFFFDDILIYSDTWEDHLAHLDMVFAILRHHQLYLKQSKCTFGATKIEYLGHFISSAGVSTDPKKIKAVESWPFLRIKNRYEVFWVLQITTDALYKAIVLSHDPLPFYYAKTVSHGVQKQTPPSKP, from the coding sequence ATGTTTGATGGTTCGGAAATCCGAGAATGGATTTATCGTTGCGAGCAATTCTTTTCAATTGACAGTACCCCACCAGAACTAAAAGTTCGTTTCGCCTCTCTTCACATGACCGGCAAGGCTTTACAATGGCACCACGCTTATATCGCCAACCGCTACAACGTGTTCCCTCTATGGCCAGAATACGTTGCTGCAGCATCTGAACGCTTCAGTGAGCTCTTTGACGATCCACTATCCGAGCTAGTCAGCCTGAAACAAGGGAGCGACTCCATTGATGTGTATCTTGAAAAGTTTGATTCAGCTATGATAAGAATTACTCTTGCTCCGGAGCATGCTCTGAGTATCTTCTTGACAAACATGAACCAGCACTTAGCTCTTCATGTTCGACAATTTAACGTCACAACCGTACCAGCAGCAGCAAAGATAGCAAAACTCCATGAGTTATCTTTGGCGCACACACCAGCTAAAACATCGCGCCCAGCTTTCAACTCCTCTCAGCGATCTAGCTTCACACAAAACAAGAACCAGTACAGCAGCACAACACCAACTACACCCAACACCACTAGCAATCAAAACAAACCAATACTCGCTACCCCACCACATAAGCGAATCTCTTTCGACGAGATGCAAGAACGGAAACGAAAGGGTCTGTGTATGTATTGCGACGAACAATTCACACCTGGTCATCAACTCAAGCATCGACGCTCTGAGTTTTTATTGTTGGAAGCTGATCCAACAGAGTTTGACAAGGAAATCGCTCTTGAAGAACAAATTCGAGAAACAACTATCGAAGATGAAGACGATAAAGTCCCCACTATTTCCATCCATGCCTTAAATGGTTGCCCAACATTTAACTGTATGAGACTTCTAGGCCAGTATGGAAAGCGGAAAATACACATTCTAATCGATCCCGGCAGCACACACAACTTCCTCGATCTACAAATTGCCAAGGGTTTGGGATGTCCCTTGACACCAATCAAACCAATGTCTGTTGTTGCAGCTAGTGGAGACTTGATTACTAACTACAAATGCAGCTCTTTTCTGTGGAAAATGCAGGGCTACGAGTttaaaacagaaacaagaaCACTACCACTGGGATGTAGTGACTTGGTACTAGGTGTTCAATGGCTCTCTACCTTGAGACCtatcctttgggattttctAAACCTGCGAATGGAATTCAACTTCAAGGGTTTGAAACATGTTCTCCGAGGGACAACACCGAACTCCTCTAAGGTTGTCACGGGAAGCAACCTAAACAAGCTGATCTTACAAGAACCTCAACTCGCCCTACTCCACTTAAGAGAAGTCGACAACACCATACTCCCCCAACAGCCACTTACTCCAGAAGATATCTTCTATCATATCGAAGCCAGCGACCCAAAACTCGATATGAACGGAGCACTTACTCAACTACTCGGATCCTACACGGACATCTTCGAAGAACCATCATCTCTCCCTCCATTCCGAGAAGGTTTCAATCACAAGATCCCGCTCGAGTCAGGAGCTAATCCTGTCAACTTACGACCATACCGATACTCATCTATGCAGAAGGACGCAATTGACAAGATGGTTCGTGAGATGACCGATCAAGGAATTATCCAATACAGCTCCAGCCCCTACGCATCTCCGGTGGTTCATGTGAAAAAGAAAGATGGTTCATGGAGACTTTGTGTCGATTACAGAGGTCTAAACAAACAGACGATCAAGGATAAATATTCTATACCTCTCTTAGAAGACCTCTTAGACGAGCTGGGTGGCGCCAAATTCTTCTCAAAACTGGACTTACGCGCCGGCTTCCATCAATTGCGGATGTCACCAGAAGATGTGTATAAAACAGCATTCAAAACCCATTCTGGCCACTATGAATACCTCGTCATGCCTTTcggtcttaccaacgccccaTGCACCTTTCAAGGCCTGATGAACCATGTCTTTGAACCGGTACTTAGAAAATTCTTACTTTTCTTCTTTGACGATATTTTGATATACAGCGACACATGGGAGGACCATCTCGCGCATCTGGACATGGTTTTTGCGATATTACGCCATCACCAACTATACCTTAAACAGTCCAAATGCACCTTTGGCGCTACAAAGATCGAATACCTCGGTCACTTCATCTCATCTGCCGGCGTAAGCACCGatccaaagaaaataaaagcagTAGAAAGCTGGCCGTTCCTAAGAATCAAAAACAGATACGAAGTTTTTTGGGTCTTGCAAATTACTACAGACGCTTTATACAAAGCTATAGTATTATCGCACGACCCCTTACCGTTCTACTACGCAAAGACGGTTTCTCATGGAGTCCAGAAGCAGACACCGCCTTCCAAGCCTTGA
- the LOC103844348 gene encoding uncharacterized protein LOC103844348 codes for MEKEAAETSTELNFDSTTSSPYITAPSSPTLFGNNNVIFFSAPTSPSPSTSSNIPFDWSDQPRTPKKRSASDIDDDFEFNFSGQLDKSFFSAADELFDGGKIRPLGPSLPPVVSCVLDREDSGPGKDRSPGSSMSPLRVSDIVVDEEEVHETTKMVASNTSNQKSSVFLSAILFPGRAYKKWKLKDLLLFRSASDGRPVPTKESLRRYDILTKKEAEEVKSSSIRSRECCESTVSRSRRRHGTVVSAHEMHYTENRAVSEELKRKTFLPYKQGWLGCLGFNPAVHEISRVGSLSRAASS; via the coding sequence ATGGAGAAAGAGGCAGCAGAAACATCAACAGAACTCAATTTCGACAGCACAACTTCATCTCCATACATAACAGCTCCTTCAAGCCCAACCCTATTTGGAAACAACAATGTTATTTTCTTCAGTGCACCCACAAGCCCTTCTCCTTCAACTTCTTCCAATATACCCTTTGACTGGAGTGACCAACCAAGAACTCCCAAGAAGAGATCAGCCAGCGATATTGATGATGATTTCGAGTTCAATTTCAGTGGACAATTGGATAAATCTTTTTTCTCTGCCGCCGATGAGCTCTTTGACGGAGGAAAGATTCGACCTTTAGGGCCCTCACTCCCTCCTGTCGTTTCTTGTGTTCTTGACAGAGAAGATTCTGGTCCAGGAAAAGACCGGTCTCCCGGATCTTCTATGTCTCCGTTGAGGGTTTCAGACATTGtggttgatgaagaagaagtacACGAGACAACAAAAATGGTTGCTTCTAACACAAGCAACCAAAAATCCTCTGTTTTCTTGTCAGCGATTCTGTTCCCTGGTCGAGCATACAAGAAGTGGAAACTCAAAGATCTGTTGTTATTCAGGAGTGCATCCGATGGTAGACCTGTTCCAACCAAAGAGTCATTGAGAAGATATGATATACTTACAAAGAAAGAGGCCGAGGAAGTGAAAAGTTCGAGTATCCGATCAAGAGAGTGTTGTGAATCGACAGTGTCTAGGTCAAGGAGAAGGCACGGCACGGTGGTTTCGGCTCATGAGATGCATTACACTGAGAACAGAGCAGTGTCAGAGGAGTTGAAAAGGAAGACGTTCTTGCCGTACAAGCAAGGCTGGTTAGGATGCTTAGGGTTTAACCCTGCGGTCCATGAAATTTCAAGAGTTGGGTCCTTGTCACGTGCTGCTTCCTCTTAA